The following are encoded together in the Parabacteroides chongii genome:
- a CDS encoding DUF4134 domain-containing protein, with the protein MNKNIRQKFIISAALMIAATASAFAQGNGIAGINEATSMVSSYFDPGTKLIYAIGAVVGLIGGVKVYGKFSSGDPDTSKTAASWFGACIFLIVAATILRSFFL; encoded by the coding sequence ATGAATAAGAACATCAGACAAAAGTTCATCATCTCTGCGGCACTTATGATTGCCGCAACCGCCTCCGCATTTGCGCAGGGAAACGGCATCGCAGGCATCAACGAAGCCACCTCTATGGTGAGTTCGTATTTTGACCCCGGCACGAAACTTATCTATGCCATCGGCGCGGTGGTCGGTCTTATCGGAGGCGTAAAAGTCTATGGCAAGTTTTCATCCGGCGACCCGGATACCTCGAAAACCGCAGCCTCGTGGTTCGGCGCATGTATTTTTTTAATTGTAGCTGCGACTATCCTGCGCTCATTCTTCCTTTAA
- a CDS encoding DUF4133 domain-containing protein: MAEYPINKGIGRPVEFKGLKAQYLFIFCGGLLALFILFVILYMVGIDQWICIGFGAASSSVLVWQTFALNARYGEHGLMKLGAIRSHPRYLINRRRITRLFKRQRKEETT, encoded by the coding sequence ATGGCTGAATACCCGATAAACAAGGGTATCGGTCGTCCGGTCGAGTTCAAGGGTCTAAAGGCTCAGTACCTCTTCATCTTCTGCGGAGGCCTGCTGGCACTCTTCATCCTGTTCGTCATCCTCTATATGGTCGGCATCGACCAGTGGATATGTATCGGCTTCGGCGCGGCATCGTCTTCCGTCCTCGTATGGCAGACCTTCGCGCTGAACGCCCGGTACGGCGAACACGGGCTTATGAAATTAGGAGCTATAAGGAGCCATCCCCGATACCTTATCAACCGGCGGCGGATCACCCGATTATTCAAACGGCAACGAAAGGAAGAAACGACATGA
- the mobA gene encoding conjugal transfer protein MobA, producing the protein MSEKRRNKGGRNPKLDPAVFRYTVRFSEEEHNRFLSMFEKSGVYAKSVFLKAHFFGQPFKVLKVDKTLVDYYTKLSDFHAQFRAIGTNYNQVVKELRLHFSEKKAMALLYKLEQQTVELVKLSRRIVELSREMQEKWSQKSV; encoded by the coding sequence ATGAGTGAAAAAAGAAGAAACAAAGGCGGGAGAAATCCCAAACTCGATCCGGCGGTGTTCCGCTACACCGTCCGTTTCAGCGAGGAGGAACACAACCGTTTCCTCTCCATGTTCGAGAAGTCGGGCGTTTACGCCAAGTCGGTCTTCCTGAAAGCGCACTTCTTCGGGCAGCCGTTCAAAGTGCTGAAAGTGGACAAGACGCTGGTGGATTACTACACCAAACTGTCCGATTTTCATGCGCAGTTCCGCGCGATAGGCACGAACTACAACCAAGTCGTGAAGGAACTGAGGCTGCATTTTTCCGAGAAAAAGGCGATGGCGTTGCTCTACAAGCTGGAGCAACAGACCGTCGAACTCGTGAAACTGAGCCGCCGGATTGTGGAACTTTCAAGAGAGATGCAGGAAAAATGGTCGCAAAAATCAGTGTAG
- a CDS encoding DUF3876 domain-containing protein, whose protein sequence is MSISRTKMLQVSKCLIGLAVMMLQSCDVADNRRDLLCGNWESVEGKPDVLIYKEGEAYKVTVFKRSGIRRKLKPETYLLQEENGNLFMNTGFRIDVSYNEATDILTFSPNGDYVRVNPKPDHPISEQ, encoded by the coding sequence ATGAGTATATCAAGAACGAAAATGCTGCAAGTCAGCAAGTGTTTAATCGGGCTGGCGGTCATGATGCTGCAATCCTGCGATGTAGCGGACAATCGCCGTGATCTGCTTTGCGGGAACTGGGAAAGTGTGGAAGGCAAGCCCGACGTGCTTATCTACAAGGAGGGCGAAGCCTATAAGGTGACGGTATTCAAGCGGAGCGGCATCCGCCGCAAACTAAAGCCGGAAACCTATCTCTTGCAGGAGGAGAACGGCAACCTGTTCATGAACACCGGCTTCCGTATCGACGTGTCCTACAACGAAGCGACGGACATCCTGACCTTCTCGCCGAACGGGGACTACGTGCGTGTGAATCCGAAACCGGACCATCCGATAAGCGAGCAATAA
- a CDS encoding DUF3408 domain-containing protein yields the protein MNQEKNQKNRSPHHDGGGLLAQVQASVEILSPVPVGGKCREKDYERLFIREPEVKAREGKMAYVRPEYHDRIMRITRVIGHDRLSLSAYIDHVLTHHFNQCEEAIKSLYARNYDAVF from the coding sequence ATGAATCAGGAAAAGAATCAGAAAAACAGAAGTCCGCACCATGACGGCGGAGGTTTGCTTGCCCAAGTGCAGGCGAGTGTGGAAATCCTGTCGCCCGTGCCGGTAGGCGGCAAATGCAGAGAAAAGGACTATGAACGGCTTTTCATCCGTGAACCCGAAGTAAAGGCACGCGAGGGGAAGATGGCATACGTGCGCCCGGAGTATCACGACCGCATCATGCGCATAACCCGTGTAATCGGGCATGACAGGCTTTCGCTGTCCGCCTACATCGACCATGTGCTTACACACCACTTCAACCAGTGCGAAGAGGCGATAAAGAGCCTTTACGCCCGGAATTACGACGCAGTATTTTAA
- the traK gene encoding conjugative transposon protein TraK: MEFKSLKNIESSFRQIRLFGIVFLSLCAVITVWSVWSSYRFAERQREKIYVLDNGKSLMLALSQDLSQNRPAEAREHVRRFHELFFTLSPEKSAIEHNVKRALLLADKSVYNYYSDFAEKGYYNRIIAGNINQVLKVDSVVCDFNGYPYRAVTYATQKIIRQSNVTERSLVTTCRLLNSSRSDDNPNGFTIEGFTIIENKDLQTIKR; encoded by the coding sequence ATGGAATTTAAGTCACTTAAAAACATCGAATCATCGTTCAGGCAGATACGCCTGTTCGGTATCGTCTTCCTCTCGCTGTGCGCCGTGATAACGGTATGGAGCGTGTGGAGTTCCTACCGCTTTGCGGAACGGCAACGGGAAAAGATTTACGTGCTGGACAACGGCAAGTCGCTGATGCTGGCTCTCTCGCAGGACTTGTCGCAGAATCGTCCGGCGGAGGCAAGGGAACACGTGCGCCGCTTCCACGAGCTTTTCTTCACACTCTCACCCGAAAAGAGCGCGATAGAGCATAACGTGAAACGCGCCCTGCTGCTGGCAGACAAAAGCGTGTACAACTACTATTCGGACTTCGCCGAGAAGGGATACTACAACCGCATCATCGCCGGAAACATCAATCAGGTGCTGAAGGTGGACAGCGTGGTATGCGACTTCAACGGCTATCCCTACCGTGCCGTGACCTACGCCACACAGAAGATCATCCGGCAAAGCAACGTCACCGAGCGCAGCCTCGTGACCACGTGCCGCCTCTTGAACTCGTCCCGTTCGGACGACAATCCCAACGGTTTCACCATCGAGGGATTCACCATCATCGAGAACAAGGATTTACAAACCATCAAAAGGTAA
- a CDS encoding DUF3408 domain-containing protein has protein sequence MTTQYFNHQKEKEMRRKKNDYRAFLKKSGFKAREGKQVSISKETHDKVAMIVRWLGDGEVTMADFTENVVSEFLRTHRDELNRMLNAVPRVEL, from the coding sequence ATTACGACGCAGTATTTTAATCATCAAAAAGAAAAAGAAATGAGAAGAAAAAAGAATGATTATCGTGCCTTCCTGAAAAAATCAGGTTTCAAGGCAAGGGAAGGGAAACAAGTGTCCATCAGCAAAGAGACCCATGACAAGGTTGCCATGATTGTCCGCTGGCTGGGTGATGGTGAAGTCACAATGGCCGACTTCACTGAGAACGTGGTAAGCGAGTTTCTCCGTACACACCGTGACGAACTGAACCGTATGTTAAACGCAGTCCCCAGAGTAGAATTATGA
- the mobB gene encoding conjugal transfer protein MobB has protein sequence MVAKISVGNSLYGALAYNGEKINEAKGRLLTTNRIYNDGSGTVDIHRAMEDFLALMPVRSKVKKPVVHISLNPHPDDILTDTELQDIAREYLEKMGFGNQPYLVFKHEDIDRHHLHIVTVRVDEEGRSIDTRNNFYRSKQITRELERKYGLHDAERKNRRLDTPLRKVDASAGDVKKQAGNLIRELNRRYKFQTMGEYRALLSLYNMTVEEAHGNVRGREYHGLVYSVTDDKGNKVGNPFKSSLFGKSVGYEAVQKKFARSKQEIKDRKLADMTKRTVFSVLEGTYDKEKFVATLKRKGIDTVLRYTEEGRIYGATFIDHRTGCVLNGSRMGKELSANALQEHFTLPYAGQPPIPLSVPVEELENRQGYSGGEYESHSSGMNLFAPEGPAVDAEEEAFIRAMKRKKKKKRKGLGM, from the coding sequence ATGGTCGCAAAAATCAGTGTAGGAAACTCGTTGTACGGCGCACTTGCCTACAACGGGGAAAAGATCAACGAGGCGAAAGGGCGGCTTCTGACAACCAACCGCATCTACAATGACGGTTCGGGGACGGTGGATATCCACCGGGCTATGGAGGACTTTCTCGCTCTGATGCCCGTGCGGTCGAAGGTGAAGAAACCGGTGGTGCATATCTCGCTCAATCCGCATCCCGACGATATTTTGACGGACACAGAACTTCAGGACATCGCACGGGAGTATCTGGAGAAGATGGGGTTCGGCAACCAGCCGTATCTCGTTTTCAAGCATGAGGACATCGACCGCCACCATCTGCATATTGTGACGGTCAGGGTGGACGAGGAAGGCAGGAGCATAGACACCCGGAATAACTTTTACCGGAGCAAGCAGATAACACGCGAACTGGAACGGAAATACGGGCTGCACGACGCGGAACGCAAGAACCGCCGTCTTGATACGCCGCTGCGCAAAGTGGACGCTTCTGCGGGCGACGTGAAGAAGCAGGCGGGGAATCTGATTAGAGAACTGAACCGCAGATACAAGTTTCAGACGATGGGCGAATACCGCGCCCTTCTTTCCTTATATAATATGACGGTGGAGGAAGCGCATGGCAATGTGCGCGGACGTGAGTATCACGGGCTGGTCTATTCCGTCACGGACGATAAGGGTAACAAGGTCGGTAATCCTTTCAAGTCCTCACTGTTCGGGAAGTCCGTCGGCTATGAAGCCGTACAGAAGAAGTTTGCCCGTTCCAAGCAGGAGATTAAGGACAGGAAACTTGCTGACATGACGAAACGCACCGTCTTTTCCGTGCTGGAAGGCACGTATGACAAGGAGAAGTTTGTTGCCACGCTCAAAAGGAAGGGCATCGACACCGTGCTACGCTACACGGAGGAAGGGCGCATCTATGGAGCCACGTTCATCGACCACCGCACGGGCTGCGTGTTAAACGGCTCACGCATGGGCAAGGAACTTTCTGCCAACGCCTTGCAGGAACACTTCACGCTGCCTTATGCCGGACAGCCGCCGATTCCGCTCTCCGTTCCGGTGGAGGAACTGGAGAACAGGCAAGGATATTCCGGAGGGGAATACGAAAGCCATTCCAGCGGCATGAACCTGTTTGCCCCCGAAGGTCCGGCAGTGGACGCTGAAGAGGAAGCCTTCATCCGGGCGATGAAGCGCAAAAAGAAGAAAAAACGCAAGGGCTTGGGTATGTAA
- a CDS encoding TraG family conjugative transposon ATPase, with amino-acid sequence MRNTSKMTTLENKFPLLAVEHGCIISKDADITVAFEVELPELYTVTGAEYEAIHGCWCKAIKVLPDFCVVHKQDWFIKERYKPELQKDDMSFLSRSFERHFNERPYLKHSCYLYLTKTTKERNRMQSNFSTLCRGHIIPKELDKETAGKFMEAAEQFERIMNDSGFVRLRRLSIDEIVGTEKSAGLIERYFSLMPEGDTTLQDIDLSAKEMRIGDNRLCLHTLSDAEDMPGKVATDIRYEKLSTDRSDCRLSFASPVGLLLSCNHIYNQYVIIDNSEENLQKFEKSARNMQSLSRYSRSNSINREWIDQYLNEAHSYGLTSVRAHFNVMAWSDDTEELKHIKNDVGSQLASMECVPRHNTIDCPTLYWAAMPGNAADFPAEESFHTFIEQAVCLFTEETNYRSSLSPFGIKMVDRLTGKPLHLDISDLPMKRGITTNRNKFVLGPSGSGKSFFMNHLVRQYYEQGTHVVLVDTGNSYQGLCEMIRRKTNGADGVYFTYTEEKPISFNPFYTDDYVFDVEKKDSIKTLLLTLWKSEDDKVTKTESGELGSAVNAYIECIRADRSIIPSFNTFYEYMRDDYRRELAEREIKVEKSDFNIDNMLTTMRQYYRGGRYDFLLNSTENIDLLGKRFIVFEIDSIKENRELFPVVTIIIMEAFINKMRRLKGVRKQLIVEEAWKALSSANMAEYLRYMYKTVRKYYGEAIVVTQEVDDIISSPVVKESIINNSDCKILLDQRKYMNKFDAIQSLLGLTEKEKSQILSINMANNPSRLYKEVWIGLGGTQSAVYATEVSAEEYLAYTTEETEKVEVYRLAEQLGGDIEAAIRQLAERRRNK; translated from the coding sequence ATGAGAAATACATCCAAAATGACAACACTGGAAAACAAGTTCCCCCTGCTGGCTGTGGAACATGGCTGCATCATTTCCAAAGACGCCGACATCACGGTGGCTTTTGAGGTGGAACTGCCGGAGCTTTATACCGTGACGGGCGCGGAGTACGAGGCGATACACGGCTGCTGGTGCAAGGCTATCAAGGTACTGCCGGACTTCTGCGTCGTGCATAAGCAGGACTGGTTCATCAAGGAACGCTACAAGCCGGAGTTACAGAAAGACGACATGAGTTTCTTGAGCCGTTCATTTGAACGACACTTCAACGAGCGTCCGTACCTGAAACACTCCTGCTACCTCTACCTGACCAAGACGACAAAGGAGCGTAACCGGATGCAGAGCAATTTCAGCACGCTGTGCCGTGGGCATATCATCCCGAAGGAGCTGGACAAGGAAACCGCCGGGAAGTTCATGGAGGCCGCTGAACAGTTCGAGCGCATCATGAACGACAGCGGCTTCGTGAGACTCCGCCGCCTCTCCATCGATGAGATTGTCGGGACGGAGAAGTCCGCCGGGCTGATAGAGCGTTACTTCTCGCTCATGCCTGAAGGCGACACGACCTTGCAGGACATCGACCTCTCGGCAAAGGAAATGCGCATCGGCGACAACCGCCTGTGCCTGCACACCCTCTCCGACGCGGAGGATATGCCCGGAAAGGTGGCTACCGACATCCGCTACGAGAAACTCTCCACCGACCGCTCGGACTGCCGTCTCTCCTTCGCCTCACCCGTGGGGCTGCTGCTCTCCTGCAACCACATCTACAACCAGTATGTGATTATCGACAACAGCGAGGAAAATTTACAGAAGTTCGAGAAGTCCGCGAGGAATATGCAGTCGCTATCCCGATACAGCCGGAGCAACAGCATCAACCGCGAGTGGATAGACCAGTACCTGAACGAAGCCCATTCCTACGGGCTGACATCGGTACGGGCGCACTTCAACGTCATGGCGTGGAGCGATGACACGGAGGAACTGAAACATATCAAGAACGACGTGGGCAGCCAGCTGGCGAGCATGGAGTGCGTGCCGCGCCACAACACCATCGACTGCCCGACGCTCTACTGGGCGGCGATGCCCGGCAACGCGGCGGACTTCCCGGCGGAAGAGAGTTTCCACACCTTCATCGAGCAGGCTGTGTGCCTCTTTACGGAGGAAACTAACTACCGCAGTTCGCTATCGCCCTTCGGTATCAAGATGGTGGACAGGCTAACGGGAAAGCCGCTGCACCTCGACATCTCTGACCTGCCGATGAAGCGGGGCATCACCACCAACCGCAACAAGTTCGTATTAGGTCCTTCGGGCAGCGGCAAATCCTTCTTTATGAACCACCTCGTGAGGCAATACTACGAGCAGGGTACGCACGTAGTGCTGGTGGACACGGGAAACTCCTATCAGGGCTTGTGCGAGATGATCCGGCGCAAAACAAACGGGGCGGACGGCGTGTACTTCACCTACACGGAGGAGAAACCGATTTCGTTCAACCCGTTCTACACCGATGATTACGTGTTCGACGTGGAGAAGAAGGACAGTATCAAGACATTGCTGCTGACGCTCTGGAAGTCGGAGGACGACAAAGTGACGAAGACGGAGAGCGGCGAACTGGGCAGTGCGGTGAACGCCTATATCGAGTGTATCAGGGCTGACAGGAGCATCATCCCCTCGTTCAACACCTTCTACGAGTATATGCGTGACGACTACCGCCGCGAACTGGCAGAACGTGAGATAAAGGTGGAGAAGTCCGATTTCAACATCGACAATATGCTCACCACCATGCGGCAGTATTACCGGGGAGGACGCTACGACTTCCTGCTCAACTCCACGGAGAACATCGACCTGCTCGGCAAGCGGTTCATTGTCTTCGAAATTGACAGTATTAAGGAAAATCGCGAACTTTTCCCTGTGGTAACAATCATCATCATGGAAGCCTTCATCAACAAGATGCGCCGTCTGAAAGGCGTGCGCAAACAGCTGATAGTGGAAGAGGCTTGGAAGGCTCTCTCTTCGGCGAACATGGCTGAGTACCTGCGCTATATGTACAAGACCGTGCGCAAGTATTACGGGGAGGCAATCGTGGTGACGCAGGAGGTGGACGACATCATTTCCTCGCCCGTCGTCAAGGAGAGCATCATCAATAATTCCGACTGCAAGATACTCCTCGACCAGCGGAAGTACATGAACAAGTTTGATGCCATACAGTCCCTGTTGGGGCTGACGGAGAAGGAGAAGTCGCAGATACTCTCCATCAACATGGCGAACAACCCGTCAAGGCTCTACAAGGAAGTCTGGATCGGACTGGGCGGCACGCAGTCGGCGGTCTATGCCACCGAAGTTAGTGCTGAAGAGTATCTGGCGTACACCACTGAAGAAACGGAGAAGGTGGAGGTTTACCGTCTGGCGGAGCAGCTGGGCGGCGACATCGAAGCCGCCATCCGGCAGCTTGCCGAAAGACGAAGGAATAAGTAA
- a CDS encoding DUF4141 domain-containing protein yields the protein MRTRITFIICLCLFAVGRASAQWAVIDPSNIAQSIVNTSKNVVHTSTTAQNMIKNFQETVKIYEQGKKYYDALKSVNNLVKDARKVQQTILMVGDITDTYVTSFQRMMRDDNFTVEELGAIAFGYTKLLEESNDVLTELRNVVNITTLSMTDKERMDVVERCYSKMKHYRNLVSYYTNKNISVSYLRAKKKNDLDRIMGLYGNMNERYW from the coding sequence ATGAGAACAAGAATAACATTTATTATCTGCCTGTGCCTGTTTGCAGTCGGCAGGGCAAGCGCACAGTGGGCGGTGATAGACCCGTCCAACATCGCGCAGAGCATCGTGAACACTTCCAAGAACGTGGTACACACTTCCACGACCGCCCAGAATATGATAAAAAATTTTCAAGAGACGGTGAAGATTTACGAGCAGGGCAAGAAGTATTACGACGCACTCAAATCCGTGAACAATCTGGTAAAGGACGCCCGGAAGGTGCAGCAGACCATCCTGATGGTGGGTGACATCACCGACACCTATGTGACCAGCTTCCAGAGGATGATGCGTGACGACAACTTCACGGTGGAGGAACTGGGAGCCATCGCCTTTGGCTACACCAAGCTGTTGGAGGAATCCAACGACGTGCTGACGGAGCTGAGGAACGTGGTGAACATCACCACGCTCTCCATGACGGACAAGGAGCGCATGGATGTGGTGGAACGCTGCTACTCCAAGATGAAGCATTACCGCAACCTCGTGAGCTACTACACCAACAAGAACATCAGCGTGAGCTACCTGCGGGCGAAGAAGAAGAACGACCTCGACCGCATCATGGGGCTGTACGGGAACATGAACGAAAGATACTGGTAG
- a CDS encoding TraL conjugative transposon family protein, with translation MKKIRKSFWRTYWRIHDKKKMLVARLKGYLDGLPPKTRKRIVLAMLAAFAVLALYTFGKAVYDIGRNDGSRIATDHAGQVELSVKPDNNHNVILYLYGTDEE, from the coding sequence ATGAAGAAAATCAGAAAATCATTTTGGCGTACGTACTGGAGGATCCACGACAAAAAGAAAATGCTGGTGGCAAGGCTCAAAGGCTATCTGGACGGTTTGCCCCCGAAGACACGCAAACGCATCGTGCTGGCGATGCTCGCCGCTTTCGCGGTGCTTGCCCTCTACACCTTCGGCAAAGCCGTCTATGACATCGGCAGGAATGACGGCAGCCGGATAGCAACAGACCATGCCGGACAGGTGGAACTGTCCGTAAAGCCGGACAACAATCATAATGTAATACTTTATTTATATGGAACAGACGAAGAATGA
- a CDS encoding ParA family protein produces MSNEIFVAFATQKGGIGKSTVTALAASYLHNVQGHNVAVIDCDAPQHSIHGLRERETKLIDESLYFKALACDHFRKIKKNAYPVIASDALNALDDAERMLAEEDAKPDIVFFDMPGTLKSNGVVKTLSQMDYIFAPMSADRFVVESTLQFAVMFRDNLMTTGQAKTKGLYLFWTMVDGREKNGLYDLYEDVIAEMGLSVLSTRLPDSKKFRRDLSEERKSVFRSTIFPMDVSLLKGSGIREFSEEISRIIKPQ; encoded by the coding sequence ATGAGTAATGAAATCTTCGTTGCATTCGCAACACAAAAGGGAGGTATTGGAAAATCGACCGTCACGGCTCTTGCCGCCAGCTACCTCCACAACGTGCAAGGTCACAATGTCGCCGTCATAGATTGCGACGCCCCGCAACACAGCATCCACGGACTGCGTGAACGTGAAACGAAACTTATCGACGAGAGCCTCTATTTCAAGGCACTCGCGTGTGACCACTTCCGCAAAATAAAAAAGAACGCCTATCCGGTCATTGCAAGCGACGCCCTCAACGCCCTTGACGATGCCGAAAGGATGCTTGCCGAAGAAGATGCGAAACCGGACATCGTGTTCTTCGATATGCCGGGAACGCTGAAAAGCAACGGTGTGGTAAAGACCCTCTCACAGATGGATTACATCTTCGCGCCCATGAGTGCCGACCGCTTTGTCGTGGAAAGCACCCTGCAATTCGCCGTGATGTTCCGTGACAACCTCATGACGACGGGGCAGGCGAAAACAAAAGGGCTGTACCTGTTCTGGACGATGGTGGACGGCAGGGAGAAGAACGGGCTGTACGACCTGTATGAAGATGTGATTGCCGAAATGGGGTTGTCGGTGTTGTCCACCCGCCTGCCCGACAGCAAGAAGTTCCGGCGTGACCTCTCGGAAGAGCGCAAGAGCGTATTCCGCTCTACCATCTTCCCGATGGATGTGTCCCTTCTGAAAGGGAGCGGTATCCGTGAGTTCTCGGAAGAAATCAGCCGTATCATCAAACCTCAATGA
- the traJ gene encoding conjugative transposon protein TraJ gives MNFDNLHQILRSLYEQMMPLCGDMAGVAKGIAGLGALFYVAYRVWQSLARAEPIDVFPMLRPFAIGLCIMFFPTVVLGTINSIMSPVVQGTAKMLEAETLDMNQYREQKDKLEYEAMMRNPETAYLVSNEEFDKQLEELGWSPGDMVTMAGMYIERGMYNMKKGIRDFFREILELMFQAAALVIDTIRTFFLVVLAILGPIAFAISVWDGFQSTLTQWICRYIQVYLWLPVSDMFSTILAKIQVLMLQSDIERMQADPNFSLDSSDGVYIVFMIIGIIGYFTIPTVAGWIIQAGGMGSYGRNVNQTAGRAGSMAGSVAGATAGNVVGRAGKLLK, from the coding sequence ATGAATTTCGACAACCTTCACCAGATTCTGCGCTCGCTCTACGAGCAGATGATGCCGCTATGCGGGGACATGGCGGGCGTGGCGAAAGGCATCGCCGGGCTGGGTGCGCTGTTCTACGTCGCCTACCGGGTGTGGCAGTCGCTGGCGAGAGCCGAACCGATAGACGTGTTCCCCATGCTCCGCCCCTTTGCGATAGGCTTGTGCATCATGTTCTTCCCGACGGTGGTATTAGGCACGATAAACAGTATCATGTCGCCCGTTGTGCAGGGCACGGCAAAGATGCTGGAGGCGGAAACGCTGGACATGAACCAGTACCGTGAGCAGAAAGACAAACTGGAATACGAGGCGATGATGCGCAACCCCGAAACCGCCTACCTTGTGTCAAACGAGGAGTTTGACAAACAGCTGGAGGAACTGGGCTGGTCGCCCGGCGACATGGTAACGATGGCGGGAATGTATATCGAACGTGGGATGTACAACATGAAGAAAGGCATCCGCGATTTCTTCCGCGAGATACTGGAACTGATGTTCCAAGCCGCCGCCCTCGTGATAGACACCATCCGCACCTTTTTTCTCGTGGTGCTGGCGATACTCGGTCCGATAGCCTTCGCCATATCGGTATGGGACGGCTTTCAAAGTACACTCACACAGTGGATATGCCGCTACATACAGGTTTATCTGTGGCTGCCCGTGTCGGATATGTTCAGCACCATACTGGCGAAGATTCAGGTGCTGATGCTGCAAAGCGACATCGAGCGCATGCAGGCTGACCCGAACTTCTCGCTGGATTCGAGCGACGGTGTGTATATCGTCTTCATGATCATAGGAATCATCGGCTATTTCACCATCCCCACGGTAGCAGGCTGGATTATCCAAGCCGGAGGCATGGGAAGCTACGGTCGCAACGTGAACCAGACGGCAGGACGAGCCGGAAGCATGGCGGGCAGCGTGGCGGGTGCAACCGCAGGAAACGTGGTCGGACGTGCCGGGAAACTGCTGAAATAA
- a CDS encoding DUF3408 domain-containing protein yields MGSRKVNTEGIDEELLIASIGRRKQDGTLYRAQEPPVPAPEEESVPETEPPPTASPSREKVQKDIARRKRQEDDYSGLFLRRNEIKTRQCVYISRDVHSKILKIVNDIAGREISVGGYVDTVLRQHLEQHKEKINELYKKQREDLI; encoded by the coding sequence ATGGGCAGCAGGAAAGTGAACACCGAAGGCATTGACGAGGAACTGTTGATAGCCTCCATCGGCAGGCGCAAGCAGGACGGGACTCTGTACCGCGCACAGGAGCCGCCCGTGCCTGCCCCCGAAGAAGAGAGCGTCCCGGAAACGGAACCACCGCCCACGGCATCCCCGTCAAGGGAGAAGGTGCAGAAAGACATCGCCCGCCGCAAACGGCAAGAGGACGACTATTCCGGTCTGTTCCTCCGCCGCAACGAGATAAAGACACGCCAGTGCGTCTATATCAGCCGGGACGTACACAGCAAGATTCTTAAAATCGTGAATGACATCGCCGGACGGGAAATCTCGGTAGGCGGCTACGTGGACACCGTGCTGCGCCAACATCTGGAACAGCACAAGGAGAAAATAAACGAACTGTACAAGAAACAACGTGAAGACTTAATTTGA